GTTCTAAGGCTTCTTCATCCTCGTCTCCATGTTCGACTTCATCAAAGTTGGGGATGAAGCCAAAATGTTCACCAAAGTCGGGAGCGTATTCGCCGTCACCACCACGACGGTTTGAAGATGATGCCATTGAAATTCGAATTATTTATATGAGTAAATTACGaaatagtaaataaataacaataaaaataatattgattataaataaaattataacacaattattgaatatatttggagaaatgatagcaaagaaagatattgattgtagagaaatgaaaagttgagagaaaattgatatgtgaaatataaaaaatgacttgtatttataggtgatttTTGGgggtaatatatataaatttcaaaaaaaaaatgcagCTTTCAGTAGCCGTTGAAATCTGCAATAGTGCAGCCTTTGTGCCAACGGCTGCCCCAAAggcctttttttattttttattttttaaatttcggaTTCCAGTTTCTGGGTCCGGTTCTGGGTCGGTTCCGGATACTGTCCGGAACTAGTTCGAAATCGGATCCGGACCAGGTTGAACCGGTTCAGAACATGCTGAACCAGTTCAACCCACCAATCAACGGATTGTACATGGTTTCGGGTCCGGTTATTCCATATCGGATCCTGTTTCGGGCTTAACGGACCAGTTCTGGCCCGAACCGGTCCGTTAAGCATGCCtaccgaagactgagtaggcggggttggatgtgcgcacactaacccgaggaccttattACTTCCACACATCATGTTTACGAATTAGGAGACATTGTGGAGATTTTCATACTCtgtcatttttatatgttgatggttgTCAGGGTTTTTGCATGTTTGATTTTTGAATCACGATGATAGACCGTCTAGGGTTTGACgttttgtgatatttttttaactgcAATATTTTTTACCAGTATTGGAATccccttattttaaaatttgtgttttaaagcagatattgcatgcatgcttgtaaatgtttatttataaatttagccttttttaaaaaaaaaaatttagtagtgTTACCTCACATGTCAtttgttaataatttttattgacaATCACTACAAAttgtatttcaaaataatcATCATTTTACATTATAGCAAAAAAcattaataattatatcattttgatcccaaataatatgtgaaatatcatattttaatatatttgttattCTTCAAGAATATCACCATCCAAGTTGGATTCATCAAAATATTTGATCGATCACACTTTTGGGGTATTTTATGTTTACTTGTAAGTTGCAAGTAATATAAGATATGTCCCGTATGGcatcaatttttttcataacGGCTAGCCTCCATTATTCTTTTGACATTGAGATATTCACTTATTTTCTTTAAAGGAGTTCTTCGTCGCTTCAGACGAGTTGTATACATTGTCCAACTAGAACATTAATAAAGTTAAATAGTATAATCGATCTTATACACaagatcaaataaaatattttgagatttaAACTTGGAAATTCATGTTCACATTATCTTACATTGGGAACGATctcaaaaatattcttttagCTTCTATTTCCTCCCTCTGAATGTTCGAAATATTGTTTTACAAGAATAACAAATGAAAAATTGTGTCATAAAAATCTTATTATCTCATTGCTCAAAATATTTGATCATAAGATTCAAATTATTTCCAACATATCTATAATCTCTTCAAGAGATTTTCTCTGGTGCGTTTGTACGTATCACATTATTAGTTGGCATAATATATACAACATATATTTCAGATATCCCTAAAATATGATGCATTCATTATCAAAATTAATGGTTTCAATAGTTGATTGAAGGCAAAATAAATCAAGTAAACcaatatatttataatcataaaattgatattcatattcattcttttaatcaagcttgtcttgattatttattctggaaatttttctcaaaacgTATTTTCGCAAACATCAAGTTGCGAATCATGGGCCCACATTATTTATTCGTTCCAGATAATTCGGGGATTTCTTCCAACTTGAGCTTATGATAGTGGTATCAAATTTGATAAgccataaataaaaattcataaaatttcatagatatttgattaaaaaatctTCATATTTATCGCTCCAGGAACTTTTGGCTTCATCATTAACATCTTTGTGCACTATCAATAGTTTGTTAACTATTTATATAGGTTGAATGCTCAACCCTATCGATTATGTTAAACTCTGAAAATATttgtatcgatgatatttttgtAGAATATTAGCTCTTCTAGAACTATTGATTTGTAATATactatttatatcaaatcaatattGGCATTGGATTCTCAAATCCATATACGTAAATGTTTGTCACTATTTTATTGTATCAAGCATatcatctttttcttttcatcgtCAATCAAATGTTCTAGATCTTTAATACATTCATATCAACATacaatgaaaatataatttgggTAGACATCATCAGTCTCCACAAACTTTATATCGGACTTGATGTTTATCTCAATATTTTATGACAATTTTATAATTCATATCTCATTTGAGATAATATATTCTTCTTTGATATCAAGTATATTCATTGGCACTGTCACATTCATTTTATAGAATGGATCACATTAATTAGATAACTTTGAATAATTgtctttctttatttctcttTGAATAAACAAAATAGTATAACTAAGATATTGAAATTGAGAAAATCAACTTGAGAAATTGAACGTACTTTTTCAAATTCTACATATCTTTTCAAATTCTTACATGTACCAAGTAGATCTTTTACCTTAAATAACGACATTTGGTCTCTCATGAATGCCATTCCACATTAGATTTTTTGTTCCTacattttcataacatataaaacaacaatatataatataatattttatcattcattatctctttaaaataaagataattttttaatcaaataatttcgaGACTAGTCAAAATTATATCCACACTCAAAAGTAATCAAAATTTAGGAAATAACAACCCAACAtgttcttaaataaaaaaatcccaaatcagaaaaattatcacaaaattgcataataaattaatgtaatatcCCATGCAATATATTGATagaataaattcacaaattttataaagtatttatgtcacaaaataatttatgtaaatcaaaataaatacatgctagaatttttcaaaatttagttgAATCTATTAAttcattataaaaattcaaggcATGTTAGGGAGTAATAtgaaaatcaagaaacaaaccaaaataaattagtttaataattaaataaataaaatgattcaaaatcTTCATAAATCAACCACTTGTCATCATCATGCATATGTTACCTTCATGATCGTTTCTCAATATAGACGATGATATAAATTCattgggtttatttttttttttcggttgATGACGTTTCGGTCTAACTATCActcattcataatttttattcaatagcTTATATAGCTTTGTAGTTCACCATTGAACATCAAGTCACTATTAACAGAAAAAAGTGACAAATAATAGATCATGCTTCTTCTAGAGCATTATTAACAAATATATGTTTTGAATCGATATCAAGTCAATATTTTTTGACAGatcttatatatttaattagattCTTAAGAATATTTTTAGACTTTATATCGATATTGAGAAATTGTAATAAATTTCTCGCTTCATAAGATCCTCAAAAAACATTCAATCAAAATAGCATTAAATTAGTATTACTCAAGAATATTGTCAAGTCTTGGATCTTATATAAATATTCTTCATAAATATCAACAAATCTTTGATATTTTGGTCAATATTTCTTTACAAATATTGATATACTTTGATATAGATCTATCTTTCAATAAAATTTATAGATCTTggatctgatatcaaatctcaatcatGAATATCTTTAGATTCTCAATATTAATCTTATATCATATCTTAATCATGAATTTCTCtcaatataaaatcatgttGTCATACTTTAGAGCCATCAACATCATGATATTTCATGGGagcaatatataaataattataattgtgtTACTTCTAGAACACTAACAAATATCTCTTAAAATTGAGTATTGACAACACGTTGTGCTATTCCAATAACATCAAGAGaacgataaatatttttatcctCAGTTGTTTACagtatcgtgctgataacgtgttataAACCATAAAAGAAAGAGATATGAGTAGAGAGAATTCACAAAAGAAAACAGAGAATGAGTCAATACTCAGgtacaatttttataaatcACAATCACCCTATTTATAGGGAAGATTACAACTGATGTTATCCGAGTGAATCGGGTACAGCTTGTGTGGGCAATCCACCGGATAGAGAAAATGTTTTAgtgtttagggaatttgagtgtaGAAATGGCTTCAATAacacctgcaaacaagaaaggaactcatgaatgggcgccggaggggtgtccggcatagccactccgatgctaaagTCAGCAGGTTTGTAGAGGAAGAAAACAAGCAATATATGTGTGCTTGAGAGTaaagaatttcaaaatttgtaCATGACATTAATACATGTTATTTATATAAAGAAAAATCTAGGATTACCTCGATTTGCGTGCATACCTACCACTTATAGCCTTTGATGTTGACGTCCTGTCAAGCCACCCTAtctctgatgacttctaggataCCCCAAATCCATGTtgctctgacagattagacagTCTGTATCAATCACACTCGAGTGTGGTGCGATTCTCGAGGTAGCTTGGGTGCTTGTATgagtgctcgggctcttgacTGTCCGGGAAGAGAAGTAATGTCCGGCTAATGTAGAAACTACCCCGCATATTTGGCTTTGATCTGGGCTATCCAATTATCCTCCCGGATCATTCATGACCCGGATCTTTATGGGGTATCAACAACATAAAAATCTTTACATATATTATCTTGATTACAAATCTTTCAAATCTAACTAAATAAGTAATCatcaacaataaaaatatatttataacaaaatataatatatattggatattttttttcatCCTCTTCACTCATTCTATTAATTTCTTAATATAATACAACGATTGagataagtttaaaattaaaatatattattttcattcaatattttgaaataaataaaaataaatctatttttgtcaaaatattattcaatttaattatttataattatttgtgCCAATAATATTATCCAATATCTTATACTGGATAtggaaatcaaaataataatgcaaaTGCAAGATGCTCAAGACTCAAATAAAGATATTCATCATTTCTCTCATATCagtgatatttttgaaattttaaaaaattcgatAAAGGATAACATTAAAGATAAATAGGATATTCATCAAATAAAGTTGGAATAAAGTTGGCGGAATAGCACTCGAATCATGTTGGTGAAATAACACTGTAGACTTTTTGACTTTAGTAACCATGTTACTATTGGCTTTTATAAAGCATGatactatttatatttttagttggaatcgGGGGTTTGATGTCCGACTCTTCCATTTATATATAGATTGTATTGTGTTCTTAGGAGGACACGATCGAGTTTGTTCTCCTCTATTATCTCTAtgtaaacaacccttcttacaaatttaaataaaagctTCAAGTTCGGATTACAACTTCGTAAGTTTActttattttcttgtttgttttctgattttatttgttgtttataatttttataattcataaattagcctgaatgacagcCTAAATCATTCGTGCTAAATCAATAccttactatgacatgatctatatttatttgtaatttggAATTAGATTGAGATaataaaaagatttatttaagttttggaATTTGATGTAATATAAGAGTTTTTGGTTAAAACATAAGGTAAAAGATGAACCAAGAAATGATGAACATAAGGTTCGAGTTTAACCAggaaataattaattcatgttgtagccgtTTAGCGTGCTCGGTATAAGAGTTTTTGGTTAAAACATAAGGTAAAAGATGAACCAAGAAATGATGAACATAAGGTTCGAGTTTAACcaggaaataataaattaatgttgtaacCGTTTAGCGTGCTTAGCAGAGAAATGTCGTTTAATGCTTTTATGggtatttttatgaatttatgtttctaaaGTGAATCTCGGtaaaatcctctgttgtttaatttttttgatatatcTTTGTTAATTCCTTTATATTTTGTAAAAGTTCCATAGAAGAACCTTATATTAATCattattctaaaatttaaatgtttctttttcttagttcagtttgttttgaaaatGGTATATCGGCTGAAAACCTTGCGTAGCTGTATGTCTTTAAGCTATATGTCTTGAAGAACATGCTCGATAAGTCTAATGATACCACGTATGATATTCAATTTAAATTCCAAGCTCaagatgtaaaaaaaaattaaattggattatttattatttattattattattattattattattattattaccatTTGGCAAAGCCAAGCTGAACTCCGACAACTCAGCTCCAGCTGAATACGTCAGCCCCCAAAAGAAGTTAGcttttttatacataaatttCCTTCTGTTCCTCAAGAACACTATGCTTTCTCCAAGCTTTTCATTGAAGCACCGTAAGAatctgcaaattttttttttttatatatttttgcgGTCagcaatttaatttttatagtgTTGTGCGAAAAcccatttgaattttttgcaTTTTGAGAGCTTCTGTAATTCCTTGTGCTCGTTGCTTATTACTCGCCTGAATTTGTTTAAAGGAGATTGGAGTTTTCTCCCTCTTCTCGACTCCTATTTGGGTAAGCAAATttggattttgttgttgttgcagtattttatttaaaggagATTGCAGTTTTCTCCCTCTTTCTCGATTCTGATTTGTTTAAGCAAATttggattttgttgttgttgcACTATGTTATTTATATGATATGATGTTTCTATGTAATGCATGTCTTCTTTTGGATTCTGTGAATGGCGTTTGCTCATGGTCTTCTAATGCTTAGTGAGTAAATTTTGGGCGTTTCATTTTTTTGATGCAATTCTTTCTTGATTCTCCCCGCCCTGCCCGTGCATGCAGTATTCAAGCCTGACCAAGGGCCAGCCTAAAAGTTTAGTTGAGGTCcgtttaatatgttttttttttcaacttgcATTTTCACATATTTGAAAGTTTGACTCTTTTTTTCCCCAAATGAGGGCGATGCGTTGCCCGTCCCTTGCTGTGTACCATTATAGTGAATGCCATGTGAAAATATAAGAATGGAGttggttttaattttttaaatttaaatgaactCGCGTTAGAGAAGTCAACTGCTTAAGCATGAGTATAGAAACTTTTAACAATGCAGAAGCTTCCTGTGCTTTATGTTTCCAGAATTCTCCTAGATGATACCTTGAGTATGATGCAAATGCATCAAGACAGCTTGTTGGAGTGCTGTGCTTAAAAGCTATTCTggaatttttgtttaaaatttttgaagattATGAGTTGAAAAGACAATGTTTGGGGCTAAACAGATTTTTTGAAAAGTTAAAGATACCACccttattttatgaattaaagAGCTAACGGCATTATGATAAATGATAATATAAATACGTAAAGTACTTATCGATGATGAGATTTAATGTAAACAAAGTGCGACCAGGCCGAGTTGGGACAAAGACTTGCATGCATGATGATCCCTAAGTTTAAAACCGAGCTCGAGGAGCTAGGTGTTGATGTCAAATTTTTTCTGTATCAACAGTGGTATTCACCTGTAAGATTCTTGTTCTGGATTAAGTTAATTATTGACTTGCTTTGGAAAAGCCTCTCGTTCTGCATATTGTCTTCTGTGCATTTATATCATGCTAAAAGGTTGTGAAATCTTCAAAACTCTATATTTTCAAGTACATGAAGCAGAATCTACGAAACTTACATACTTCATTGATAGTTTTGCTCTTTTTGTTTGTCTTAGATGGACTGGAAATGCTTAGTGTGGTAGCAACAATTTGTTGATGTTCCTCATCAATCTCCTGTGGATTTGTAAGGCATAAAGTTATAATGCTCAGACAAGGACACATGGAAAGCTATAAAAGCTCTTGTTAACTCTTTACTGCTAAGAAGCTCAAGTGTTGTATAAACTTGACGATATGAAAGACACATTTTGGTTGGAGGAATACAGTGGGAAACCGCTTCTTTCTTTGAAAAGGAAGAGAAGAGTTGGGAAAAAAAGAATAGAATTTATTGGGTGGGGATCAAGACCTCTTCTTGAATTTCTTGGAACAATTGGTGAGGATACGGTGAAAAAGTTTTCCCAACGTGAGGTGTCCGAGTTCGTTACCAAGTATGTACATGATAAAAGTCTTGTAAAGAAGAATAAGAGAGTTGAATGTGATGAGATCCTTCGAGCCCTTTTTGGGAGGCCATCTGTATCTCGaacaaaaatatatgatttgctAGAGGAGCACTTCGCTGAAAACCTTGATGAGTCAGACGATGATCTACTATGCAGTTCGGAAGAGgaaaattataaagaaaaaagCTCAAAAAGTAATTTTAATGGTCACAAAAAGAAGGATTTTGAGTCTCCAAAAAGTTGCTTTGCAGCTATAATCCCTGAGAACatcaaactaatttatttaaagagGACATTAGTTCAGGAGTTTCTCAAGGTTCCTGAAAGCTTTGAGTGTAAAATAGTGGGGAGTTTCATTAGGATGAAATCTGACCCTAATTACATTTACCAAAAGAACCGCTTTCAGCTTCAACAAGTTACAGGTGACTGACTGTAGATTATATATGTCTCATTATCCTAATGGATGCTGCATTGATGTTAACCTACTGCGTCAGTCTCTTTTTAGTTTTCTTTTCCATAGAGGCCGTTTTCACATCTCGTCCCACAGTTGTGTTATAACCCACAGACCCTACTAGAACAACACAAAATGAATGTGAGACTTTTGGAAATATTCCTTCGAAATTGGAATCATATATTTCTTTCTATGACTCTGTTGTTAATGCCTTTGATCCATCATCTTTCTTTTATCATGAGTAATAAATAAGGAGAAGTGAAATTTAATTAACGGCCAATTGTAGATCAAGTACTATATTATCCTGTTGGGTATAAAACGTCAACGGCTTTCCAATGGGACGGCAAGTAAATCAGGTAGGATGTTGAAGTGTGAGAAGGTATTTATAGtaaatcaatatattatttGGCGATTTTTACTGAAGATTTTCTATTTACTAGGTGAAACAATTCTTTGTTCAATTACGAAATTTTTTGTGATTGCTTTCTCATTAAATTGGTTTAGTTGTTGGGAAACCATGATTTCTGAGTTTATGAAATAGGGGAGGGTGCTATCTAAGATTCTAAAAGTGTTGAGATTGTTTACATTTGTTCCAGTTCACCATAAATTTTCTCCTTATTGTAGTTTgccaattgatttttttatcatgttcTGAAGGTGTCAAAATGCTTTCTGGAACTAGTGATGCTGGTATAGAAACTTGTCTACAAGTTTCAAATCATTTTAAAGATGTTCCTATCTGTATGCTGTCAGACGATAACTTTTCTGAGGTAAATATTCATCTGAGCCAGTCAATGTTTCAGTTCTGTTGGCCAGATGAGGATTAGCTTTAAGAGCACGACACTATGTGTTGTGCGGCACCCAATGACATTTTTCGTGGGCATATTTTGAGTTGTGTAAAATTAGTCAATCTTGAATGAAGGAGAAAATGCTTATAAATCACTCGCAGGTTCCCGAgggataaaaaattaatacatatttaaaaagaaaaagaggatgGTTGACAAATCTGTAATCCCACTTAGTAAATCAGATTGCAACAAATGCAATACTCTATCCAAACTTCATTTCTAACTCATAGAAATCCTTTGATCATCTTATCCATATGATGGTGAAAGCATAACCTAATTACAATACATAACAAGCTAGAGGAAGGATGGACTGTTCCAAAACATCTGGAAAACAAACACTTGCAATGCTATTTGGTTGATTAATTGTCTGGCATTATGAATCCTCTATAAGAAAGTGAATTAATCTCCTGCCTAATTGTTAACAActtcatgaaaaataaaaaaaacaatgttTGCTATGAGAAAAATCTCTCctgatttttccaaaatttccaGTGATTCCACAATCTTGCCTAACAACCGGGCATGTAAAAAAATGTCCCacaatgaaattatgaaaaatcataattttgatatatatttttttatcaaaacaaCTCTAATATTTGGTCATCATCTGCCAATTAATTctgaataaaaaaaacttgaataTGATGACCGGTTCCCCATGcctttaatgaaaataaaatgttCTTTTTCTTTGCCATTTTGCACCTGGTAATCTGAACTGCAAATGTTGCTTATATTATGTTTACTTTATTTCAATTACCTCCTGAATTTTGATGACAAATTGCTCAGTGAACCAAGTTTCTGTTTTTTATGGGTAATTCATATAATTTAACATATGCCACTGCTTTGCCATTCTTTAACATATAGAGCAAAATGCGAAATGTTACTTTCAAAGTTGAAGGCCACTGGGTTTGCTTTTTAATTTGGAATTAATTTCTTAAAGTTGCAATATATATTCTGCTGATATCTTTTCATTCTAAGAGTTACGAAGCACACAGCTTTTTCATGAAAGTTTGTTGTGAAGGGTCATCACATGTGGTGTTAATAACTTTTGGTAATTGTGGAGATCCTCACCATTGGACAAAGTTGAGGTATTCTATAGTTGGAGGTTCTCATAGTTAGTCTCTCCTACTTTATTGGTTTGGCGATTGGTCTCTATGTTATGTTACTCTTCAAAGTAGCTTGGCTCTTCATgtttaattcaacatttgacgtgattataaaatttgttgttTTACTTTAACTGAATTAATAAAGGTTCAATTTTCACTTGGTCTAAATGGCCACTGGCTTCACATTGTAACCATTTTCGAAGCATTTGTATTGTGATATAATTCTATTCTTGTTTGGTGCAGGAAGATATGGAGGATTTACGAGACAGGATTAAAGCTGATTTGTTCAAAAAGATGACTGTCGTAAGAATTCTTTAGAGCAAATCGAGTCTTCTACTTCTTTAATTACTATGACTTTTTTAGCTCTTCTCATGAGAGATTTCTATCAGATCACATAGTTACCTGGCTCTTTGAAATCGGAATTGTGAAATTACGATTCTTGAGTCCAGGACAGAGATAATTTGACTAAGACATCAGCTCTCATTGaacatttgaattttaatttcaacCTGTAAAGACCTGTTTTGAGTATAGTTATTATGCAACAAGATTAAGAGAGGCATATGTACTTCAATTAAATAACAAGACTTGAATTTTTGAAAAGCTTTATTTCCTCAAACAAGCcaacaaaattttcatgttAATAGAGATGGCTTAATTTTCTCGTGTTAGATGTTTATTTGGTCATAATCTACGTTAAGAAAATTTGGTATTTGACTTTGTTAAATGTCCTTCATCTGCTGGTGTAATTAATTGGGAGTTGTATGTATAAACTTGGACAATCATCTTcccttgagctagtttttggggttgagttacgTCAAAGTCCCAATTTTATCGTGGTAGCAGAGAAATGTTCCGATCCTGGCCCGGGCCCACCGTTATATGTTGGACTGCCCTATATGCCACCCGATAATGTCTTGTAATCTTCACGTTCCATATATTCATTCCTGAGTATGAGAGTGTGTGTAAAATATCTCACATCAGTTGGATTAAGTATTTGGAATTTGTATATATGAACTTGGACAACCATCTCCCCTTCAGctattgaatttcaaatgacgctcatcttgggtGTATTTGAAATCTACTACAATTactattaaatttgtttaactAGATATAGagtgaatttaaaattcatttccAAACAAGTTAAGGAATTTGAAATACTTCATCTCAAATATATCGATCCAAGCACAACATAAATGTTTTGAATGTAAatattcaagtgataaatgcAATTGAGTCCAAGGAAGAAGTTCAGGGCTGCTGCTTTGGTTGGATTTCTCATATTAGAATCCAGCTCTTTCCCTGTAATTTGCTTTTATCATTTttgctgttgtaactgttgtcataaaattattatttttaacttcaaAACAAGTTATAAGCAATAGCTCTTGACATAGTTTGATTATCCTAAAGCACTAtgaaagtgatgattttggTCAATTTGAGCACTTCTTTCCTTTTGTATTAGCCTTTATTTATGTTTCACATTTTCTAATACGTGTTTTGGAAACAACGATTCTATATTTTCGATGGATTTCTCACAAGGATTGAAGTAGTCTTTTGTTTTTTTCGACTATTGCTTTCAGTTTTATTCTTTTGATGGAGTTCTATAATAAACAGGCGGAGTTCAATTTGAAGGCCAAAATGTTGCACGAAGATATAACGAAACATGTAGGTACCCCCATCGCTCTCACTCGTCATTTTGTGATCTAAGATTATCTCACTATTTCAGTTTGCATAAGTTActcctaaaattttaattattctcTTAACATTTGATTTGTTAGTGTCCACAAGGAATTACTTACATTTGTCCGCGTGTGTCGTGCTGCTAATATGTATGTGTAGAAGTATAATGCAGCAGATGATTGCTTGCGAGGATCTGaataataatgaaaattgaGATGAATGTTTTGTGTAACTAGGGTTGTAACTTGTATCTCATGGTATATCTAGATCATAGTAACTGACCTACATGCCCTAGATATGAGAAATTTATAGTATTTGAGCTTTCCACCTCATTACTCTGTAAAAAAAAGTGCTAGACATAATGTGGATGAATTGCATGCCTTGGTTATGATTTTAGGCACTTCTATCGACACGTAATAATATTAGTAATTTCAATTCTGATTCTAAAATAGAGATGATTTTGAAAGTCACTTGTaagttttattataaataactGTACTGGCGAAACTGTGGCTGTCTTCATAATGTGACTGAAAAACCAAGTAGTTTAGTCATCTTTCTTGTCATTATCTCTCTTTCTGTTGTCTGCTTGATGCGGTTTTAGAGCTTGACTTGGTACAGTCTTGAGAAAGCCTATATGTGTTCAATTACGTTGCAATTCCATTTTACAAGTGGCCCTATCTACTATGTGCCTAAATAAGCATGTTCACTCTTGTAAGTGTAGGCACATTTAAATTACCAAGCAAGTGATCCTTGTGCAAGAATTT
This genomic interval from Primulina huaijiensis isolate GDHJ02 chromosome 14, ASM1229523v2, whole genome shotgun sequence contains the following:
- the LOC140957020 gene encoding uncharacterized protein At5g08430, producing MKDTFWLEEYSGKPLLSLKRKRRVGKKRIEFIGWGSRPLLEFLGTIGEDTVKKFSQREVSEFVTKYVHDKSLVKKNKRVECDEILRALFGRPSVSRTKIYDLLEEHFAENLDESDDDLLCSSEEENYKEKSSKSNFNGHKKKDFESPKSCFAAIIPENIKLIYLKRTLVQEFLKVPESFECKIVGSFIRMKSDPNYIYQKNRFQLQQVTGVKMLSGTSDAGIETCLQVSNHFKDVPICMLSDDNFSEEDMEDLRDRIKADLFKKMTVAEFNLKAKMLHEDITKHWIAKEISLLQKLIDHANEKGRRRELFELLERRKQLQKPSEQEKLLATIPEVIAEELVPDETVVVSSEKAERNSCSPNSALGVSDVSSADASGFVNLINRSQVILNDSTAIREKDVRAFDIIPVEAPNGDTNAQGAFKKAEETSFEDLATPSEVTLKDLNVAADKDGIGVNCAIPFEALNRDKSFCETFKQVEETTAPTEVIELSDDESEPETNETVSESSDNAVWHYLDPQGEIQGPFSLNILKLWSEYNYFHSGFEVWKTGQSQNEGVLLVDVLRQTFPS